CCCCTTTACCATCGCGGACAAAGGCAAGCCGCTCACGCAGCTCTTCGGCTGATATCGTTTTTAACAGGATTCCCCCTCAGCCCCCGCTGCCGCCAGGTGCCGGGGGCTTTTTTTGGGGTCCCTGTTACCGGTCGCCCCAGGAGACGAGGGTGACCTCGCGGCGGTTGGAGGAGAGCTGGCGGACGTAAACGGGGCCGGGGGCCCACTGGCGCACCCTTTGGATGATGGCCGGCATCTCCGCCTCCACTTTGGCGGAATTGATCTTCAAGGTGAGGATCATTCCCAAGGGGGGCAGCCGGGTGGCAAACTTTTCCACATACTGGCAGATGATGCGCGGCTCCAGATTGATGTCGGAAACCAGCACGTCCACCTGGTCGGGCAGCATGTCGGGCTGGAGATCCCCGGCGGAAACACGCAGGTGATGAAACTGCGGATGAGCCAGCACCCGCTCATCCATGGCCACGGTATCCACGCCATAGACCGTGGCTCCATGAGACAGCAGGGAATGAGATGCCCCGCCTGGAGCTGAACCCAGCTCCAGGACGACCAGGCCCTTCAACTCCTTTTCCACGCCCAGCCAGGACAGGGACTGCTCCATCTTCAGCCAGGCGCGGGAGGGGGCTTCCGGCGGCAGGCTGGCGCGGGAGAGACCGCCTGGGGTTTTAAATTCACCCGGCTGATACTGGTGCAGGCCCACGAGCATGGGTTCTCCCTCCGCCCCGATGATGACATCCAGGACGTAATCCGCCGGGCGGAGAGGTTTTTGATCATTCAGCGGCAGCAGTGCCTGGATCTCCGCAGCGGCGGCATCCACACGGGCCCAGGTTTCCTCTGGCACCCCCTCCTCCGGCACCTCACGGGGAAAAATGTGCAGGTGGGCCGCCCCGGTGCCGGCGGCTAGGGCTACGACTTCCGCCACTGTCTCCGCCATTCCCAGCGACCGGCCGGATACCTGGGCGAACAGACCGCCAAACCGGAAATCGGCCGGCAGCTCCCCCTGCACCTTCCAGGTGATGAGCTGCGGACGCATGAATGCCGGGGTCAAAAGCCCGCCATGCCGCATGGCCACCTCCCGTTTTAATGCAGGTTCAGAGCCGAAACGGCAGGTGGCAAAAAGGAAGGAAGGGGGCATCACAACCTCCTCTCTGCCACAGTCTGCCCCCTTGTGCGAGCCGTAACCGCACCCCGGCCACGCCCGCACCACCCCTGCCCCGGCCTAAAATCACCGCACACCCGGTTAGGATTGCGGCTTGCCAGCCAGCCGCTGGCCTGCTAAATCCTCTCACGCTATGGCAAAAATTCAGTACACAACCCCCGAAGGCACCACTGGCGAAGTCGAACTCACCGCAGAGCGCATGTCGCTCGGCCGCAGCGATGACAACATGATTGTCATCGCGCACGACTCCGTGTCCAGCCATCATGGCGAAGTGGCCATCGAGGGAGACGCCTGGGTCTTCACCGACCTCGGCTCCACCAACGGCACGAAAATCGGCGGCGAGCGTGTCGAAAAACTGGAACTGGGCCACGGCGGCACCTTTACCCTGGGTCATGTGGACTGCGTCTTCATTGGTGACTTTGAAGAAGCCCCCGCCTACAGCGCCCCCACCCGCACCATGTCCTCCAGCGGTTATGGTGCCACCCCGGTGGACCGCAGCCGCCGCAGCGGATTCGGAGCCAAGGCCAAAGGCAAAAGCCACGGTTACGCCCCCCTCATCGGCCTGGGCATCCTGGCCCTGCTGGTCTGCGGTTACGCCGTTTTCAGTTTCAGCCAGATGAGTGCATAAAATAACGGGTCTGGCGGTCGCGTCATAGATGAGATCCTCCAGCGGCTCCCCCGCCGCCGGCCAGACCCCTGTCAAAAAAACCAAACAAGGAAGCGGCCTCCATGCGCCGCAAGAAGCTCAAGTAAATGTCCAATACCATTGTTGTCGGTGCCCAGTGGGGCGATGAAGGAAAAGGTAAGATTGTTGATTACCTCACAGAACACACAGACGTCGTCGTGCGTGCCGCAGGCGGCAACAACGCCGGCCACACCGTCATCAACAACGGCACCAAATACATCCTGCATCTCATCCCCAGCGGCATCCTCTGGGAGGACAAGATGTGCGTCATCGGCAATGGCGTGGTCATGGACATCCTGGGATTGCTTGAGGAGATGGCCAAGCTGCGCGGCCAGGGCGTGAAGATCACCCCGGAAAATCTTAAAATCAGCGAGACCGCCCACCTGGTGCTGCCTTATCACAAAGGCCTGGACCAGGCCCGCGAGGCCCGGCTGGGTGACAAGAAGATCGGCACCACCGGCCGTGGCATCGGCCCGGCGTATGCAGACAAAGTGGAGCGCAGCGGTCTGCGCGCCATCCTTTTAACGCGCCCGGAGCAGCTTGAGAAAGAGCTGCGCAGCCGCCTCCTCCAGCACAATGAGACCTTCCGCAGCGTCGGCGTGGCCGAGGTGCCCGTGGAAGAAACCATCGCCCAGGTGCTGGAAGCCGCCAAGGTCCTGGCCCCCCACATCACCAATACCGCCGTCTATTGCCACGAGGCCATCCGCGCCGGCAAAAGCCTTCTCTTTGAAGGAGCCCAGGGCACGTATCTGGACATTGACCACGGCACCTACCCCTTCGTCACCAGCTCCAACACCACCTCCGGCGGCGCTTGCACCGGCTCCGGTGTGCCTCCGCGCATGATCGACAAAGTGGTGGCCGTGGCCAAGGCCTACACCACCCGCGTCGGCTCCGGTCCCTTCATCACGGAGAACGAAGATATCGGCGACATGCTGCACAACATGGGCCGCGAATACGGCGCCACCACCGGCCGCGCCCGCCGCTGCGGCTGGCTGGATGCCGTGCTGGTCCGCTATGCCGTCATGATCAACGGGGCCGATGAACTGGCCATCACCAACCTGGACGGCCTGGACGGACTGGACACCATTCAAATTTGCACCGCCTACACCCTGCGCGGTGAGACCATCCACTATCCGCCGAGCACGATTGAGGACATTGAGCAGTGCGTGCCTGTTTACGAAACCCACCAGGGCTGGAAACAGGACCTCAGCCAGATCAAAAACTTCGCCGACCTGCCGGATCTGGCCAAGGCCTACCTGAAGCGTCTCGAAGAACTGACCGGTGCCCGAATCAGCCTCCTCGGCGTCGGACCTGACCGCAATCAGACCCTCGTGGCCTAACAGCACGTTCTTCATGAACTTCCTGCGCCCCGTCTGCCTCCTGGCATTCGGGGCGCTTTCATGTTCCGCCGTCGCTGAGGAGCGCTTTGACTTCAGCGGCCCAGGCATGGCCACCACTTTCCGCATCTCTTGTTATGCTGATGACAAGGCCCAGGCTGAAAAAGCCGCCGATGCCTGCTTCGCCCGCATTGCCGAACTGAACCAGATCTTTACCGATTACGATCCCACCAGCGAGCTGATGCGCCTGTGCGCACCGGATGCGGTTTATCCCGTCACCGTCAGTGTACCGATGATGGATGTGCTGACCCGGGCCGTGGAGCTGGCGCGGCTGACGGAGGGCGCGTTTGATCCCACCTGCGGCCACCTTTCCCAGCTCTGGCGGCGCACCCGGCGACAAGGAAAGCTGCCTCCGCCAGACCGCCTCCAGTCCGCCATCGCCGCCACCGGCTGGCAGCGCATCACCCTGGAGCCGGCCACGCGTCAGGTCACCCTCCAGCCCGGCACCTTGCTGGATCTCGGCGGCATCGCCAAAGGCTACGCAGCGGATGAATGCCTGCGCCTGCTGCGCCAGCAAGGTCTGCCCCGCGCGGTCGTCCAGGCCGGAGGCGATACGGCGGTGGGCGATCCGCCTCCTGGGCAAAAAGGCTGGGAGATCAAGATTCGCACTTTCACCCGGCAGGGCGATGAAGACGAGCTGACCACCCTTATCCTGGCCAACCGCGCTGTGTCCACCTCCGGGGATCTGTATCAGCACGTGGAAATTGAGGGGAGGCGTTACTCGCACATCCTTTCTTTGAAGACGGGCCTTGGTCTAACCAATAACATTGCTTGCAGCGTCATCGCCCCGGATTGCACTGCCAGCGATGCGCTGGCTACCGCCATGTGCGTGCTGGGACGGAAAACGGGGGCGCGGCTGGCGGCGGCCGTGCCGGAGATTGAGGTGCGGTTTGCGGAAGTGGAGAAGCCTTGATGGCAGGTGGCTTCACCTTAATGCGGAGACCCGAGAACTGCCAGCTTCAGTGAAAAGCGGTGATGCGCTCTGCGCTTTCACCGCACTCCGAGACGCTTCGCGAGCCAAGGCCGACTCCAGCCATCTACGAACTTCTCAGCGCCAGGAACGCACATTGTCTTCCCAGGTCTTGGGATCGCGATCCGGACCGGCGGAGTAGATGATGACTGAGGCGTTAACTGCCGCCGGGATCTTATCGCTCAGATTCCCCGGTTTGGCCTCGGGGTTGGCGATGCGGTTGTCCATGTTCACATCCAGGGCCATGTAGTACATCTCGCCCCAGGGGTCCACCATACGCCATTGGCCATCCTCCTTGATAAAACTCTGCCTGCCATCACGAGCCGGTGAGGGATCCAGAAATCTAATCATGCGGATGTTCACCGTTGAATCCTCCCCAATCAAAGCAGCCAGCAACGGCCCCTCTGACCGCAGTTCGACATCCTTGCCTTTATACGGACCGCTTATCGGAAATGAACCATACTCGATACGGAAGTGGCCCAAAGCCACCTGGACATCCTTCATTGCGACCTTCACTTTAAAAGCAGGGGGATGATGCAGGAAAAGACCGTTGGCAGAAGGCCTGAGAAACAGAGCCAGTAAAATGACGACCCCAATGGCCGCTACCACATAGATTACCCAGCCTTTCTTTCGCGGCCCATCGGCAGGCGAGTTTGATTCTCCCTCCTGCCCCATTCCCATAGCGTCCTGAAATGCACTCATGGACGCGTTATACCAACAGCCTAAGCGAACGTCGAGAAAATCCTGCAAACCTAACTTTATTTGCTCAAAATCCGCCCTTCATGTAGCGGGAGATGGCGATCAGGGCCAGGATGACCAGGGCGGCATACACCAGCCACTTGCCCAGGCGCGCGCAGCCGGCCATGCGGTTGATCTGCATTTCCTGGCTTTCATCCAGGGTTTCTTCGGGCTCGGGTACGGGTTGATTGTCATCCGGGATTTCTTCCTCAGCCATAGGTTGGTTTCGTTAAAGGGTGGTTGTTGCCAAAGTATTCGTTAGACGGCGGTCATCTGCGTGGCAGAAAATGCAGGAGAGCGGCCAAAAAGGATGCAGGAAACCGGGTCCTGGGGACGATTGTTTCATTGCCAAAGAGCCACTTTTCCTGCCACTATCTCTCCTTATCCCCATGCGCAAAAGCCTTCTATTGACCCTTATGCTACTGACCGGCGAAGACTGGGCGGAAGCCCAAAAAAGCAAAGCCAACTACGACGAAACAAAAATTGCGCCCTACACGCTGCCGGAGCTGATGGTCACGGCGGACGGCACGAAGGTGTCCACGGTCGAGGACTGGAAGAGCAAGCGCCGGCCGGAAGTGCTGGAGCTTTTCAAAGACCATGTCTATGGCCGCACCCCGGCGGACTGGGGCCAGGTAAAATTTGAGACCCTGGCGGTC
The Prosthecobacter sp. SYSU 5D2 DNA segment above includes these coding regions:
- a CDS encoding SAM-dependent methyltransferase, which produces MPPSFLFATCRFGSEPALKREVAMRHGGLLTPAFMRPQLITWKVQGELPADFRFGGLFAQVSGRSLGMAETVAEVVALAAGTGAAHLHIFPREVPEEGVPEETWARVDAAAAEIQALLPLNDQKPLRPADYVLDVIIGAEGEPMLVGLHQYQPGEFKTPGGLSRASLPPEAPSRAWLKMEQSLSWLGVEKELKGLVVLELGSAPGGASHSLLSHGATVYGVDTVAMDERVLAHPQFHHLRVSAGDLQPDMLPDQVDVLVSDINLEPRIICQYVEKFATRLPPLGMILTLKINSAKVEAEMPAIIQRVRQWAPGPVYVRQLSSNRREVTLVSWGDR
- a CDS encoding FHA domain-containing protein encodes the protein MAKIQYTTPEGTTGEVELTAERMSLGRSDDNMIVIAHDSVSSHHGEVAIEGDAWVFTDLGSTNGTKIGGERVEKLELGHGGTFTLGHVDCVFIGDFEEAPAYSAPTRTMSSSGYGATPVDRSRRSGFGAKAKGKSHGYAPLIGLGILALLVCGYAVFSFSQMSA
- a CDS encoding adenylosuccinate synthase, yielding MSNTIVVGAQWGDEGKGKIVDYLTEHTDVVVRAAGGNNAGHTVINNGTKYILHLIPSGILWEDKMCVIGNGVVMDILGLLEEMAKLRGQGVKITPENLKISETAHLVLPYHKGLDQAREARLGDKKIGTTGRGIGPAYADKVERSGLRAILLTRPEQLEKELRSRLLQHNETFRSVGVAEVPVEETIAQVLEAAKVLAPHITNTAVYCHEAIRAGKSLLFEGAQGTYLDIDHGTYPFVTSSNTTSGGACTGSGVPPRMIDKVVAVAKAYTTRVGSGPFITENEDIGDMLHNMGREYGATTGRARRCGWLDAVLVRYAVMINGADELAITNLDGLDGLDTIQICTAYTLRGETIHYPPSTIEDIEQCVPVYETHQGWKQDLSQIKNFADLPDLAKAYLKRLEELTGARISLLGVGPDRNQTLVA
- a CDS encoding FAD:protein FMN transferase — its product is MNFLRPVCLLAFGALSCSAVAEERFDFSGPGMATTFRISCYADDKAQAEKAADACFARIAELNQIFTDYDPTSELMRLCAPDAVYPVTVSVPMMDVLTRAVELARLTEGAFDPTCGHLSQLWRRTRRQGKLPPPDRLQSAIAATGWQRITLEPATRQVTLQPGTLLDLGGIAKGYAADECLRLLRQQGLPRAVVQAGGDTAVGDPPPGQKGWEIKIRTFTRQGDEDELTTLILANRAVSTSGDLYQHVEIEGRRYSHILSLKTGLGLTNNIACSVIAPDCTASDALATAMCVLGRKTGARLAAAVPEIEVRFAEVEKP